The proteins below are encoded in one region of Telopea speciosissima isolate NSW1024214 ecotype Mountain lineage chromosome 10, Tspe_v1, whole genome shotgun sequence:
- the LOC122642352 gene encoding cytochrome P450 89A2-like — MALWLILLLSLCLVTTLKFLIDQFSHNKTKKTKPTNLPTLPPGPPKVPIFGHALLLSKYFSAGIGTFFHELRHKYGGIITLHIFSTPSIFISNHSLAHQALIQNGAALAHRPGPVTPSRVLNNNNQDLGSSSDARWRLFRKNLTSEILTSSRYKSFNAARKWALEIITEGLNNQIRSGEFVPVMEHIRYAMFCLLLFMCFGEKLDEKTIRDIEDVERAVIANFVKFNVFNLFPKVGKFVFRKTWIQLLEIRSKQESVLLPPIKSRRDRREKIKQENPNGYVASYVDSLFDLEITVEGGRKLANEEIVTLVSEFLDAGTDTVATVLEWVMAHLTKDQKIQEKLYNEIKRVVNSSGSKEVREEDLSEMKYLKAVVLEGLRLHPPGHFVLPHLIREDIVLDGHLIPKNALMNFMVAEMGRDPNVWKDPLDFKPERFMVGNEGEGEVVDITGSREIKMMPFSAGRRICPGIGLGTLHLEYFVASLIWSYKWTDINGGDDIDLTEKDESTTVMKNSLRARVSPR, encoded by the coding sequence ATGGCTTTGTGGCtcattcttctcctctctctttgtcTCGTTACAACCCTAAAATTCTTAATCGATCAATTCTCTCACAACAAAACCAAGAAAACCAAACCAACCAATCTTCCCACTCTCCCACCAGGCCCTCCTAAAGTCCCTATATTCGGCCACGCTCTTTTACTCAGCAAATACTTCTCAGCAGGTATTGGTACCTTCTTCCATGAACTTCGCCACAAATATGGTGGCATTATTACTCTTCATATTTTCTCTACCccttccattttcatttcaaatcaCTCTTTAGCTCATCAAGCCCTAATCCAAAATGGTGCAGCCCTAGCTCACCGCCCTGGTCCTGTCACTCCTAGCCGTgtcctcaacaacaacaaccaagaCCTTGGCTCCTCCTCCGACGCTCGTTGGCGGCTCTTTCGTAAGAATCTCACATCAGAAATCCTCACCTCTTCTCGCTATAAATCCTTCAATGCTGCTCGTAAATGGGCATTGGAAATAATAACCGAAGGGCTCAACAACCAAATTAGGTCAGGCGAGTTCGTGCCTGTAATGGAACATATTCGATATGCCATGTTCTGTTTACTTCTTTTCATGTGTTTTGGTGAGAAACTTGATGAGAAGACGATCAGAGATATTGAAGATGTAGAGAGAGCTGTAATTGCCAATTTCGTCAAATTCAATGTCTTCAACTTATTCCCTAAAGTTGGGAAATTCGTTTTTAGAAAAACTTGGATTCAACTACTTGAGATACGTAGCAAGCAAGAATCTGTTTTACTTCCTCCTATAAAATCTCGTCGAGATCGAAGGGAGAAGATTAAACAAGAGAATCCAAATGGATACGTTGCTTCATATGTTGATTCATTGTTTGATCTTGAAATCACAGTTGAAGGTGGACGAAAGCTCGCCAATGAAGAAATAGTGACTCTTGTCTCCGAGTTTCTAGACGCTGGCACTGACACAGTAGCTACTGTGCTGGAATGGGTCATGGCTCACCTGACGAAGGATCAGAAGATTCAAGAAAAGCTTTATAATGAAATCAAAAGAGTTGTGAACAGTTCTGGATCGAAAGAAGTTAGAGAAGAGGATTTGTCAGAAATGAAATATTTGAAGGCGGTAGTGTTGGAAGGGTTGAGGTTACACCCACCTGGTCACTTTGTTTTGCCACATTTGATTAGGGAAGATATTGTATTGGATGGTCATCTAATCCCTAAGAATGCTTTGATGAATTTCATGGTGGCTGAAATGGGTCGGGACCCGAATGTTTGGAAGGATCCGTTGGATTTTAAACCCGAAAGGTTTATGGTTGGGAATGAAGGTGAAGGGGAAGTTGTTGATATAACTGGGAGTAGGGAGATTAAGATGATGCCGTTTAGTGCAGGGAGGAGGATTTGCCCTGGGATTGGATTAGGTACACTGCATCTTGAGTATTTTGTAGCGAGTTTGATCTGGAGTTACAAATGGACGGATATAAATGGAGGTGATGATATTGACTTGACAGAGAAGGACGAGTCCACCACTGTGATGAAGAACTCCTTGAGGGCCCGCGTTTCTCCAAGGTAA